The following proteins come from a genomic window of Nicotiana tomentosiformis chromosome 12, ASM39032v3, whole genome shotgun sequence:
- the LOC104108308 gene encoding uncharacterized protein produces MAVVEPSPSLGILVREPEGFAIWNGPPFPSGQPGIKLDRVPCTSAKFSEDGSKLMVTKSDSVISIFDCKTLKEIRSFNVPNVLAAVISPCGTYLQTFQKCSSPQDKNVVLWKIENGEYVYQLFQKNITKVTWPSVRFSSDETVACRLATNEIQFFDPRDFSKGFVNRLRVPAIAALELSKAPGSYVAAFVPESKGMPASVQIYACGKDLQSQAVARRSFFRCSTVQLSWNSGSTGLLVVVQSDVDKTNQSYYGESKLNYLTTDGTHEGLVPLRKDGPIHDVQWSYSGKEFAVVYGFMPAMATVFDKKCNPLLELGTGPYNTIRWNPLGNFICLAGFGNLPGDMAFWDYKEKKQLGTTRAELSVTSEWSPDGRYFMTATTAPRLQVDNGLKIFHQNGSLYFKKMFDRLYQVDWKPVSVEKFGDIEDLVKTVGSVKIDEAKAPGKGSKANQAVPKATPANPPAAKPAAYRPPHAKVAAAVQAELFGGSSSGELSKNALKNKKKREKQREKKQAEGASGTGGS; encoded by the exons ATGGCGGTTGTAGAGCCTTCCCCCTCGTTGGGTATTTTAGTAAGAGAACCAGAGGGGTTTGCTATATGGAATGGACCACCTTTCCCGAGCGGTCAACCTGGTATCAAGCTTGATAGGGTTCCTTGTACCAGTGCAAAGTTCAGTGAAGATGGGTCCAAACTCATGGTTACAAAATCAGACTCCGTTATTAGCATCTTTGATTGCAAAACATTAAAAGAGATTAGGTCTTTTAATGTCCCAAACGTTCTTGCAGCTGTCATATCTCCTTGTGGAACTTATCTTCAGACCTTCCAGAAATGTTCATCTCCTCAGGATAAGAACGTGGTCTTGTGGAAGATAGAAAATGGTGAATATGTTTACCAACTCTTCCAGAAAAATATAACAAAAGTTACATG GCCTTCAGTACGTTTCAGTTCGGACGAAACTGTTGCATGTCGATTGGCAACAAATGAGATCCAATTTTTTGATCCTAGGGATTTCTCTAAGGGATTCGTTAATCGGCTTCGAGTTCCTGCGATTGCTGCATTGGAGCTTTCTAAAGCCCCTGGATCCTATGTGGCTGCATTTGTTCCAGAATCCAAG GGAATGCCAGCCAGTGTTCAGATATATGCATGTGGAAAGGACTTACAAAGTCAAGCTGTTGCTCGGCGCAGCTTCTTCCGCTGCTCAACTGTGCAACTGAGCTGGAACTCTGGTTCTACAGGGCTCCTAGTGGTGGTCCAATCAGATGTTGATAAAACAAACCAAAGCTACTATGGAGAATCAAAGTTGAACTACTTGACTACTGATGGGACCCATGAAGGGCTTGTTCCTCTCC GTAAAGACGGCCCTATTCATGATGTTCAATGGTCCTATTCGGGTAAAGAATTTGCAGTTGTTTATGGTT TTATGCCTGCTATGGCTACGGTGTTCGACAAGAAGTGCAATCCTCTACTTGAGCTTGGAACAGGCCCATACAACACTATCAGATGGAATCCGCTGGGGAACT TTATATGCTTGGCAGGCTTTGGTAACTTACCAGGAGACATG GCATTCTGGGACTACAAGGAAAAGAAGCAGCTTGGAACTACAAGGGCTGAATTGTCAGTAACAAGTGAATGGTCTCCTGATGGTCGGTACTTTATGACTGCCACAACAGCTCCACGCCTTCAAGTTGATAACGG GCTTAAAATTTTTCACCAGAATGGATCATTGTACTTCAAGAAGATGTTTGACAGATTGTATCAG GTTGATTGGAAGCCAGTGTCGGTAGAAAAATTTGGTGACATTGAAGACCTTGTGAAGACAGTTGGCTCGGTGAAAATAGATGAAGCTAAAGCGCCAG GGAAAGGATCAAAAGCTAACCAGGCCGTTCCAAAGGCTACACCTGCCAATCCTCCCGCAGCAAAACCTGCTGCTTATCGTCCACCTCATGCGAAGGTTGCTGCTGCAGTTCAAGCAGAG TTATTTGGAGGAAGTTCTTCAGG GGAGCTGAGCAAGAATGCATTGAAAAACAAGAAAAAGCGGGAGAAACAACGGGAGAAAAAACAAGCTGAGGGTGCTTCTGGAACTGGTGGTTCATGA